The window GAGAAAATCCTATTAAAACACCTAGTGCAACTCCTGCTAAAGATACATGACTGAGTGTATCACTTAATAAACTTTGCCGTCTAAGTATTAAAAATGTTCCTAAGATAGGAGCAAAGATACTCATTGCAATTACAGCTAGTAAAGCTTGTTGTATAAATTCATACTTTAATATACTTAACATAGAGTCTCCTATTTAATTTTTTATATGAAGTTTACAGCACCAAGAATTTGTATCGGTTTTGCAAAGATGAATATTTTTTGTTGCAAATCTATCGACAACATCGTTATCGTGAGTAATCATTATGATAGTTTTTTTGTCTTGATTTACTTTATCACTTAGCATATTGTAAAAATCATTTCTAGTTTTTTCGTCCATACCTGTTGTTGGCTCGTCTAATATAAGAATATCGGCATCACTCATCAGCATTCTTGCAATAATTATTCTTTGTTTTTGCCCACCACTCAAATTACCAATTTTCTCATCTTTTTTATTCCACATTCCAACCAAGTCCAAATTTTTTTGGATATTTTCTTTTTCTTTACTAGTAAATTTTTTGAACCAACTATTTTTTCTGTAAAGACCTGACTTTACAAATTCATAAACGGTAGAAGGAAAACCAGAATTAAAACTTGCTATTTGTTGGGGAAGATATGATATGGTCAGTTCTTCATTATTAATATTTTTTTTAGCAATATTGATAATGCCATTTTTTATTTTTAAAATCCCGATTAAAATTTTTACAAGAGTAGTTTTGGCTGCACCATTTTCTCCAGTAATTGTTACAAATTCTCCACTGTTGATATGAAAATTTACATTTTCTAATACTGGGTCTTTGTCGTAGTTAAAAGATAAATTTTTTACTGAAATATATTCCATATTTTAACCCCTAATATTTTTAATAAGATCAGCAAGAAATTTGCTAATAATTTCTTTTTCACTCGTATTATAATTTTCTAATATTTGCTTGTAAGAATTAATAGTTCTTTGATGGTGATTTTCGTGTTCTGTTGCAACATCAAGAGCTTCTTTAGAAAGTTTATAGCGTAAAATTCTGCCATCTTTATTATCTTTTTCTGCTATTAACATATTTTCTTCGAGTAATAATTTTATGGCTTTAGTAACGGCAGCCTGACTTATATTTAATTTTTTAGCTAAGTCCTTATTATTTGTATTTTCATTCTTTAAAATCATCAATATATGTTTTTGTGTATTTGTATAATTGTGGTTGCAAAAACATTCGCCTACTAAGAGTTCATTTTGATTTCCTGAATGAATTATTATTTCATTAAGTGTGTTTTCAATTTTATGTGCAATGTCTTCCATACATAACCTCCAAAATAATTAATTAACTGGTTAATTATATCATTGTTTTTTTAAAATTTCAATACATTTATTTCAAGATAAATATAAATTAGCTTTACTTGAAAGATATTATCAATTATAATAATATTTATTAGAAAATTTTTGGGGGATAAATTAATGAATATAAACTTAGTTTATGCTAGTTTAACAGGAAATACAGAAGCCTTAAGTGAATTAATTGTTGGAAAATTTAAAGAAGAGAAAAATTTAGATATTCAAATGTACTTTGTAGAAGATATGGACGATTTTTCTATTTTAGAAGAATCTGACGCATTTATTATTGCTACATACACTTACGGAGAAGGTGATTTGCCTGATGAAATGGAAGAATTGTTTGAAGGCATTTTAGATTTAAATTTAAAAGGAAAAATATTTGGAGTTATTGGAACGGGAGATACAATTTATGATGAATATTGTGTTTGTGTTGACCAATTTGATGAACAAATTAAAAAAACTGGTGCGATAAACCCTACAAAAAATTTAAAAATTGAAATAGAAGCAGACTGCGACGAAGATTTTGAAAATATTGATAAATTTATCGAAGATTTTTCAGCCGCTTTATAAAATTAAGAACAGAATATTTTATTCTGTCTTTTTTATTTTAATTACTAATTTAAAAAGTAGTTTACTTTTTTTAGAATATGGTATAATATTTTTAATGATAATGATTATCAATTTATTTTGGGAGTTGATGCGTATTTATAAAAAAAGAAGTTTTTGGATAATTTTATTTTTTCTTATTTCAATTTTTTCTTTAACGATAGGGGTTGAAGATTTTAGTTTTATAAATCTTCTAAAAGGTCAAAGTGATGATATACAAATATTATTACTAAGTCGTATTCCTAGATTAATGAGTATTATAGTTACTGCTAGTATTTTGAGTATAAATGGTCTAGTAATGCAAACTATGGCAAATAATAAATTTGTATCGCCATCAACAACAGGAGTAATGGATTGGTGTAAATTAGGAGTTTTAGTAGTTTTATTATTTTTTCATGATGCTGGTAGTCTTCTAAAAATATCAGTCGCCTTGATTTTTGGTATGTTTGGAAGTTTCTTTTTTATGAAATTAATAAGAATAATAAAAACACGAGATAATTTATTAGTTCCTTTAATAGGAATAATGCTTGGGGGAGTAGTAGGTAGTATCTCATCATTTTTTGCCTTTAAATTTGATTTAATTCAAAATATTTCTTCCTGGTTGCAGGGAAATTTTTCTCTAATTTCAAAAGGAAATTATGAAATACTTTATCTAGGTCTGCCCTTATTAATTTTAGTATATATTTATGCCAATTTATTTACCATATCTGGTTTAGGAGAAAAAGTTACAACTTCTTTAGGTTTAAATCAGAATAAAATTTTGAGTTTGGGTATGATGATAATTTCTGCTACTACTGCAATAGTTGTTGTAATGATAGGGAGCATACCTTTTATAGGTTTGATAGTTCCCAATATAGTTAGTATGCTCAAGGGTGATAACATAAAATCAACAATTTTTGATACGGCTCTAGTAGGTTCTTATTTTTTACTATTGTGTGATATGCTAGGAAGAGTGATATATATGCCTTATGAAGTACCAATAAGTGTAGTTGTAGGAGTTTTGGGAAGTTTTATCTTCTTATTTATATTATTAAGGAGAAAAAATTATGCAGGATAAACAAATAATTAAAAAATTATTAATACTGGGTTTTATAGCTATATTTCTCATTTCTTTTTATATTTTTTTTGATTTAAAATCAGAATATATATTTAATCTAAGATTAAAAAAAATGCTAGCAATAGTTTTAGTTTGTTACGCTACTGGTTATTCAACAGTAGCATTTCAAACCGTAACAAATAATAATATATTGACACCAAGTATTATGGGTTTAGAAAGTGTATATATATTTTTACAAACTTTAGTAATTTTTTTTATAGGTTCGCACTCCTTAAAAAAAATGTCTACAATGGCAGAATTTTTTTCTTCTTTACTTTTAATGATAATTTTTTCAGTAATAGTTTATGTACTACTATTTGAAAAATTATCAGCAAATGTTAATATGGTAGTTCTATGTGGTATGATACTCGGAGGATTTTTTTCGTCCCTGTCTAATTTTATGCAGGTACTTTTAGACCCGAATGAATTTTTAATTTTACAGGGTAAAATTTTTGCAAGTTTTAATACCATAGGCTATGTGTACTTAAATATTTCTGCTGTCCTTATATTAATAGTAAT of the Gemella sp. zg-570 genome contains:
- a CDS encoding metal ABC transporter ATP-binding protein — translated: MEYISVKNLSFNYDKDPVLENVNFHINSGEFVTITGENGAAKTTLVKILIGILKIKNGIINIAKKNINNEELTISYLPQQIASFNSGFPSTVYEFVKSGLYRKNSWFKKFTSKEKENIQKNLDLVGMWNKKDEKIGNLSGGQKQRIIIARMLMSDADILILDEPTTGMDEKTRNDFYNMLSDKVNQDKKTIIMITHDNDVVDRFATKNIHLCKTDTNSWCCKLHIKN
- a CDS encoding MarR family transcriptional regulator; amino-acid sequence: MEDIAHKIENTLNEIIIHSGNQNELLVGECFCNHNYTNTQKHILMILKNENTNNKDLAKKLNISQAAVTKAIKLLLEENMLIAEKDNKDGRILRYKLSKEALDVATEHENHHQRTINSYKQILENYNTSEKEIISKFLADLIKNIRG
- a CDS encoding flavodoxin domain-containing protein gives rise to the protein MNINLVYASLTGNTEALSELIVGKFKEEKNLDIQMYFVEDMDDFSILEESDAFIIATYTYGEGDLPDEMEELFEGILDLNLKGKIFGVIGTGDTIYDEYCVCVDQFDEQIKKTGAINPTKNLKIEIEADCDEDFENIDKFIEDFSAAL
- a CDS encoding ABC transporter permease encodes the protein MIINLFWELMRIYKKRSFWIILFFLISIFSLTIGVEDFSFINLLKGQSDDIQILLLSRIPRLMSIIVTASILSINGLVMQTMANNKFVSPSTTGVMDWCKLGVLVVLLFFHDAGSLLKISVALIFGMFGSFFFMKLIRIIKTRDNLLVPLIGIMLGGVVGSISSFFAFKFDLIQNISSWLQGNFSLISKGNYEILYLGLPLLILVYIYANLFTISGLGEKVTTSLGLNQNKILSLGMMIISATTAIVVVMIGSIPFIGLIVPNIVSMLKGDNIKSTIFDTALVGSYFLLLCDMLGRVIYMPYEVPISVVVGVLGSFIFLFILLRRKNYAG
- a CDS encoding iron chelate uptake ABC transporter family permease subunit, with product MQDKQIIKKLLILGFIAIFLISFYIFFDLKSEYIFNLRLKKMLAIVLVCYATGYSTVAFQTVTNNNILTPSIMGLESVYIFLQTLVIFFIGSHSLKKMSTMAEFFSSLLLMIIFSVIVYVLLFEKLSANVNMVVLCGMILGGFFSSLSNFMQVLLDPNEFLILQGKIFASFNTIGYVYLNISAVLILIVIIFSLFFMKKLDVISLGKKTSISLGLNHSLLVKIIFSLIAVLISISTVLVGPMTFLGIIIVSITRHFLPTYKHIYKTICASLIGVILVVSAMLIMEKILAYDTAVSIIINFVGGIYFIYLVIKENRKNARG